In Devosia sp. 1566, a single genomic region encodes these proteins:
- a CDS encoding DUF2798 domain-containing protein — protein sequence MTDKKTLLVAQLCITFMMALSMSGIMGLLVMGPTAEWLQAWPRQFITAWPIAFVLTLFTGRIGFAIAHRLVHPTA from the coding sequence ATGACCGACAAGAAGACCCTCCTCGTAGCCCAGCTCTGCATCACCTTCATGATGGCCCTTTCCATGTCCGGCATCATGGGCTTGCTGGTGATGGGGCCGACCGCCGAGTGGCTGCAGGCCTGGCCACGCCAGTTCATCACCGCCTGGCCCATCGCCTTTGTGCTGACGCTGTTCACCGGCCGCATCGGCTTTGCCATTGCCCATCGCCTGGTTCACCCTACCGCCTGA